A segment of the Aureimonas sp. SA4125 genome:
CGGGCTGCCTGCGCGCGAGCACGTCCATGGGTGAGGCCGCTCTTCGCAAGGCTCTCTCCGGGCGCCGCGTGCTCGTCACCGGCCATACCGGCTTCAAGGGCGGATGGCTCGCCCTCTGGCTGCGTCGGCTGGGTGCCGACGTCACGGGGGTCTCGCTGGCGCCCGAGACGCGGTCCTTCTGCAACGCGGTTCGCCTCGAAGAACTGGTCGACGGACGCAGAGGCGACATCCGGTCCGCCGAGAGCTTCGAGGCCGCGATCGACGGACGCAATTTCGACCTCGTGTTCCACATGGCCGCGCAGGCCATCGTGCGCGACTGCTATCGCGATCCCGTCGGCACCTACATGACCAACGTCCTCGGCACTGCCGTGGTCCTGCAGACGGCGCGCCGGATGTCCGGCCTCAAGGCCGTGGTCGTCGTCACCAGCGACAAGTGCTACGAGAATCTCGAGTGGACCTGGGGCTACCGCGAGGGCGACGCGCTCGGCGGACACGATCCCTACAGTTCCTCCAAGGCCTGCGCCGAACTCGTCGCGGCCGCCTATCGCGCCTCCTTCTTCAACGATCCGCAGGGACCGCAACTGGCGACCGTGAGGGCCGGCAACGTGATCGGCGGCGGCGACTGGAGCACCGACCGGCTCCTGCCCGATCTCATTCGAGCCATGGAAGAGGGGCGGCCGGCGCGCCTGCGCAATCCGCGGAGCGTCCGCCCCTGGCAGCATGTGCTGGAACCCCTGCGCGGCTATCTCATGCTGGCGGCCGGTCTCGTCGAGGAGGGCCCGCGCTTCACCGGGGCCTGGAATTTCGGCTGCGACCGCGACGCAGCGGTCGATGTCGTGACGCTCGCTCGCCTTGCCGCCCGCGAGATGAAGGGCAAAGGGCCGGGCTTCGTCATCGAGAACGACGGCGGCCCGCCGGAATCGACGCTCCTGCGGCTCGACAGCACGAAGGCCTACGTCGAGCTCGGATGGAAATCCGTGCTGTCGGTCAAGGAAGCGGTGACGGACACGGTGGCCTGGCATCGGACCTTCGCCCGCGAACCCGCTTCCATCGCGGAATTCAGCCTTCGGCAGATCGCCGCCTACGTCCAGCGGTGGGAGAAAGTATCCGCCCTGGATTTCGCCTCGCCGCGAACAGGGACCTCCCCGAGATCCGGGACGGTGCCGAGAACTCGAGCTCCTTCAAAAACAAGGGTTGCAGCATGCGTGTAAACTATGGGCAGGCGGTGTTCGGCGAAGACGAGATCGCTGCCGTGATCGAAGCGTTGCGCAGCTCGACGCAGATGGGGCCGCGGGTGCGCGCCATGCAGGAACGGGTCGCCGCGCTCTTCGCCAAGCGCCACGGCATCATGGTCAATTCCGGGTCCTCCGCGAACTACCTCGCGATCGAGCTTCTGAACCTGCCGGAGGGTTCGGAAGTCGTCACCCCCGCCTTGACCTTCGCCACCACCGTGGCGCCGATCGTGCGCGCCGGCCTCGTGCCCGTCTTCGTCGATGCGGTCGAGGGAACCTACAACATCGACGTCGACGCCATCGAGGCCAGCCTGTCGGCGAAGACCCGGGCCCTCATGATCCCCTCGCTCATCGGCAACCTGCCGGACTGGGACAAGATCCGCGCCATCGCCGACCGCCACGGGCTGATCGTCATCGAGGACAGCGCCGACACGCTCGGCGCGACGCTGCGCGGCGTCAGCACGGGCTCGCGCTCCGACATCAGCACGACGAGCTTCTACGGCTCGCACGTCGTGACGGCGGGCGGCAACGGCGGCATGCTCTGCCTCAACGACGAGGCGCTGGCGCGGCGTGCCTTGCTCCTGCGCTCCTGGGGACGGACGTCGTCTCTGTTCGCGAATTCCGAGACTATCGAGAACCGATTCAACGTCGAGCTCGACGGTTTCGAATACGACGCCAAGTTCGTCTTCGAAGAACTCGGCTTCAACATCGAGCCATCGGAAATCGGCGCCGCCTTCGGTCTCGTTCAGCTCGACAAGCTCCAGCGGAATATCGAAGCGCGCGAAGCCAACTTCGCCGCGCAGCTCGCCTTCTTCCGCGCCTACGAGGACTGGTTCGTGCTGCCGAAGCAACTTCCCGCGGCGCGTACGGGCTGGCTTGCGTTTCCCCTCACGCTACGCGCTTCGGCGCCCTTCACCCGGCGCGAGATGCAGGTCTTTCTGGAAGAACGCGACATCCAGACCCGGCCCGTCTTCACCGGAAACATCCTGCGCCAGCCGGCCATGGCCAAGGTGCGCTGCCGCACCGATCCCGCCGGCTATCGCGTCGCCGACGACGTCATGCGCGGCGGCATCCTGCTCGCCTGCCACCACGGACTTTCCGACGTGCACCTCACCTATCTCCGCGAGTGCTTTGCGGAATTTGCGGAAGGGGTCGGTTTTGCCCGCCACCGCACCGCAGCAGCCTCGGCTCGCCCTTTCATCCCTCACGCCCGCCTTGGAGCCTGACATGGCCCTTCTCACGCGTTGCCGCGCCTGCCTCGCACCCGATCCTCACCTGTTCCTGCCGATGGGCGACCACCCGCCCGCCAACAGCTTCGTGCTGCCCGAGGACGTCGGCAAGAGCCAGCCGGTCTATCCACTGGAGACGCAGGTCTGCCTCGAATGCGGGTTGATCGAGGTGGACGACCAGGTGCCGGAGGGATTCTTTGAGCACTATGTCTACGTTCCCTCCGGCGCGACGCAGATGCACGAGCATTTCGCCGGGCTGGCCGAAGTCCTCCGAAAAGCCGCGGGCGAGGGGCTCGTCGTCGATATCGGCTGCAACGACGGACTTCTCCTCTCAGCTTGCAACGGGCTCGGTTGCCGCACCATCGGCGTCGATCCCGCTGCGAACCTTGCCGAAATCGCGCGGGAACGGGGCGTCGCGGTCGACGTCGGCTACTTCACCGCGCGCTCGTCCGAAGCTCTGGTCGAACGCCACGGGGCGGCGTCTGCCATCGTCACCACCAACACCTTCAATCACATCGGCGACCTTCACGACTTCATGGCGGGCGTCGCGCGATGGCTGGCGCCGGACGGGGTCTTCGTGATCGAGGTTCCCTGGGCGAAGGATCTCCTCGAGCGCAACGAGTTCGACACGATCTACCACGAGCATGTCTCGGAGTTCAGCCTGCTCTCGCTCGCCCGGCTGGCGGCGTTCTTCAAGCTCGCCCTCGTCGACGTCCATCGCCTGAGCGTCCACGGCGGCTCCATGCGCGTCTTCATGAAGCACGCCGACGCCGGGACGCGATCGAGCGCCGCCGTCGCAGAGATGCTGGCGGAGGAGCGCGACGCCGGAATGCTCCGGCCCGAGACCTACGACGACTTCGCCGCGCGCATCGAGACGGTGCGGCTGGAGTTGAAGGCGATGCTGAAGAGCCTCAAGGCACAGGGCTTGCGGATCGCGGGCTACGGCGCGCCTGCCAAGGGCAACACGCTCCTCAACTACTTCGACATCGGACCCGAGACGCTCGACTACCTCGTCGATCGCAACCCGTTGAAGCACGGCCTCTATTCGCCCGGCATGAAAATTCCGGTCCGTTCCACCGAGGCGTTGAAGGAGGACAGGCCAGACGTGCTGCTCGTGCTCGCCTGGAACTTCTTCGACGAGATCCGGCTGCAGCAGAAGGATTTCTCGGCGGCGGGAGGGCGTTTCCTCGTTCCGCTCGCGACGCCGGTGCTCATGAACTGAACGGCCGTGTGAGGTCTGCGGCGGATCGCAGCCGCAGCGCGGCGGGGCGTCGAAGGGGGAAGCTGGCAATGGGACCGAAGTCGCGGATCATGATCACGGGTGCGGCAGGATTCATCGGTGCGCATCTTGCCCGAACCTGCGTCGCCCGCGGCCATGCGGTGCATGGCATCGTGCGTCCCTCGTCCGACACGAGCGGGCTCGACGACGCCGTCACGCTGCATCGGTTCGACATCCGCGACGAGACCGCCTTCCGGGCCTGCCTGGAGGACGTTCGTCCGGACGTCGTGTTCCACCTCGCCGGTTCGCCGCGGCGTCCATATCGGGCCGATCTCGAGGACATGCGCGCGTTCCTTCGTGAGGATCTCGATGGCCTCGTCACCCTCTTGAAACTCTGCGTGGAAGCGCGTCGACCACCGCGTGCGATCGTGCGCGCCGGCTCGTTGGCGGAATACGGCGCGGCGCCGGTTCCCTATCGCGAGACCGTGCGCGAGGTGCCGCTGACGGCCTACGGCGCGCATCTCGTCGCCGCCACTCACCTCGTCGCGACGCTCCAGCCGCGACTCTCCTTTCCCGTGTCCACGGCGCGCCTCGCTCTGGTCTTCGGTCCCGGCCAGTCGGAGGACTATCTGGTTCCGCTTCTCGTTTCTCGGTGTCTCGCCGGCGAGGAGTTGTTCGTGCATCGGCCCGACGACCGGCGCGATCTCATCTACGTGGACGAGGCGGTCGCCGGTCTCCTGCGCATCGGCGAAGTGCCGGCCTCGGCGGGACGGATCGTCAATCTGTGCAGCGGATCGGCCCCGTCCATGCGCGACGTCGCAAGGATGGTGGCGGCAACGACCGGAGCCGATCCGCGCCTCGTCGTCTTCAACGAGAACAAGACGCGGACGAGATCCAGCGATCTCAGGGGCTCTCCGGTGCTCGCCTACGAGCTTCTCGGCTGGCGGACACGCATTTCGGCGGCCGAGGGGCTGCGGCGGATGGTCTCCTTCCAGCGGGACCATGCAAGCGCCGACTTCGCCACCGCCGTCATGACGCCGCCCGGCCGCGGCGTGCAGCACGCAGGAGTCTAGGCCATGCTCGGCGCCAAACCGTTCAAGGTGTCCGTGCTTGTCCCGGTCTTCAACGAAGAGGGCAACGTCAACCGCGCCTATCAGGCGATCACCGAGGTGTTCGACCGCCTGCCGGGATACGAGCTTCAGATCCTCTTCACCGACAATCATTCCACCGACCTCACCTTCGAGCTCCTCAAGGAGATCGCGCGAGACGACGAGCGGGTTTGCGTCATCCGCTTCAGCCGCAACGTCGGCTACGAGCGCTCTCTCCTTGCTGCTTACAAGGCGGCTAGTGGCGACTGCTCGGTGCAGATCGATTGCGATCTGCAGGACCCTCCAAGCCACATCCCGGAGATGCTTCGCCTCTGGCGAAACGGCTATCACGTGGTCTACGGCGTCCGCCGCTCGCTTCAGGACCCCTGGCATGTCGCCTTGATGCGGCGCCTCTTCTATCGGCTCCTCGACGCCCTCAGCCAAGACGACCTGCCGCCCAACGCGGGCGAGTTCAGGCTCGTGGACCGTCGCATTCTCGACGAGCTGCGACATGTCGAGGATACGACGCCCTATCTGCGCGGCCTCATCAGCACGATGGGCTTCCGTCAGATCGGCTTCGAGTACGACCGGCAGCAGCGAGTGGCAGGGGAGAGCAAGTTTCGGTATGGCGCGATGGTGGGACTTGGGGTCGATGCGCTGCTGAACCATTCGCTGGTGCCGCTGCGTTTGGCCTCCTGGATCAGCCTCGTAGCGGGAAGCGTCACCTCGTGCTTCATCCTGTTCTATCTCGCCGGCTTCCTGCTGTTCGGCCAGGCCTGGCCTCGGGGCTTTGCCACGACCACCATGCTCCTCCTCCTGTCGATGACGCTGAACGCCCTGTTCCTCGGTGTCCTCGGCGAATATATCGGGCGGCTGTTCATGCAATCGAAGCGCCGGCCGATCGTCCTCTTCGAGGAGGTGCTGAACGAAGGACATCTCGGCGACAAGCCGGCAGACCGTCAAAAGCGGGTGGCCGCCTGATGGGACGTCGTGACAGCGAGGCGGCGTGAGCGCGGCTGCCGCCATGAACACGATGCTTCGCTTCGCAGGCGTCGGGCTCGTCACCACCCTTCTCGACCTTGCCCTGTTCGGCGGTCTCGTGGCAGCCGGAACGATGCCCGGTCTTGCAAATCTGATATCCTATTCCTGCGGCATCGCTCTCAGCTACTCGCTAAATTCGCGCTGGACGTTCGAGTCTCCCAGCTCGCGACGGAAGGCTGCGAAATTTGTCGTGTCCACCCTTGCAGGGCTCGCGATCAGCATGGCGCTTCTTGCCGCCTTTTCCACGGTCTTGGCCCCGGTGGCCGCAAAGATCGCGACCGTGCCGTTGGTCTTCCTCTGGAACTTCGGAGCGGCGCGGCTTTGGGTCTTCCCTCGCGGATCCGACACGCTTCCCCCGCCGGGATAAGCGCCGTATTTCGCGAGACAGACCCCTCTGCTTTCCAACGACTTCCGGCGCAGCGGACACACCGAACGGTGGTCCCTTGCGCTTCCGGGCACGCGGCGCTGCCGTTCCGCCCGAACGCCCCCCCCAGGCCGCCAGGGTTGGCCGCAACGGCCTTTCGTCCACGCCCATGTTGGTAGGCCGGAACGGCGCCATACCCCGAATGTACAGCTTGCCTGCGCCGACACACCATCGAAGGCTCCTGAAGGTTCCGTGAGCACTTGGAACCCAAGGGGAGGTCGATCTGAAATCGGAGTCGTTCGAAGCGGCCGCGCACGTCGTCGCGGCTCGCGTGTCCCGGCGCATCTGCATCGTGCTGACAGGCCTTCAGGCCGGCGGTACGGAGCGTGTCGTCAATGTTCTGGCCAACGAGTGGGTCCCGCGCGGCTGGGCGGTGACGGTGGTGACGTTCGAGCCGGCTTCGGCCGCGCCCTACTACCGTTTCCATCCGAGCGTCGAGATCCGCAACCTCGCCCTGCCGCCGAGTCGGCAATCGGCGCTTTGGGCGGTTCTGGCGACGGCTCGGCGCGTCCGCCACCTGCGTCGAGCGTTTCAGGACATCCGGCCCGACATCGTCTTCAGCTTCCTGACCCGAACCAACGTGACGTCGCTCATCGCCGCGAGCGGCCTCGGCATGAAGGTCGTCGTCTCCGAGCGCAACAATTCCGCCCTCCAGGACGTCGGCTATATCTGGAACTGGATGCGCGCCAGGCTTTATCCCCGCGCCTTCGGCCTCGTCACCATGACACGGGAATCGCTCGCTCTTTTCCCCGCCGGGACGTTCCGACGCAGTTGGGTTATCGCCAATGCGGTCGAGCTGCCGACGGACGGCGAGAGGCGGCGTGGCGCCAACATCCTGACGGCGGTCGGACGGCTCGTACCGCAAAAGGGCTTCGACATGCTGCTCCGGGCTTTCGCCGAGATCAGCGCCGATTTTCCGGAATGGCGACTGGTGATCTGGGGGGAGGGCGAGGAGCGCGCCGCGCTTGAGGCCGAGCGGAGCCGCCTCGGGCTCGACTGCCGGGTGGAATTTCCGGGCGTCACGCCGAGGCCCGGGGCCTGGGTCGAGACGGCCGACGTCTTCGTCCTGTCCTCGCGCTTCGAGGGCTGGGGCATCGTCCTCCTCGAGGCCATGGCGGCCGATCTCCCAGTCGTCTCCTTCGACTGCGACTTCGGCCCGCGCGAGATGATCGAGGACCAGAAAAACGGCCTCCTCGTCGCGCCGAACGACGTCAGCGCCCTGGCCAAAGCGCTGGCACGCGTGCTGGGCGACGAGCACTTGCGTGCCCGGCTCGGGCAAGCCGCCGGCACGACCGCCCGCCAGTTCACCCCGCGCCGCATGGTAGACCAGTGGGACGCCGTCGCCTACGAGGCGCTCGATCACAGTCCACATTCGCGGTGACTATACCGGTGCCTGCCGCACCGCTGCCCGCCGGAACGTGTCGCCTCCGCCCGAGCTTGTCGCAGCTCGGAATCGGCACGAGGCCGCACCACTGCAGGCGAGCGAACGCCGCAGACGGCGCAACCATTCCGACCATCGTTCTCAGAAACTCCGGCGTCGTGAGGCGTAAACGGTTCCCCGAATGTCGGTCCTCTACCGCCAACGGGGTAGGGTCACTCCCCCTCCAGGGTGCGAATGGCCCCACCGGATGCAATTTTGGCGCAGCGAGCGCCGAACGGGCGTCTGGCGGCTCCCTCGCCGTCACGGGACAGTGATCTTCCAATCTGCTGGTTCCGTGAGAAGCGACCACCTTGCCCGATAAAAACCTTGCCATGACGCTGCTGCGCCGTGCGTTCCGCCCCTTGCGCCACATCGGGGGTCATCGGGCGCGCCTTGGCAGCGTCGCCCATCTGCTCACCGGCAATCTCCTCGGCTCGCTTCTCGGGCTCGCCGGCTTCGCGCTCACGGCCCGTTCCCTCGGCCCCGACCAATTCGGCCGTCTCGTCCTCGTCTACACCTTCGTCGCCGCCGTGGAACGGATCGTCAGCTTCCAGTCCTGGCAGCCCATTATCCGCTACGGGGCGGAGCTGCAGGGCCCGGAGCATCGCGACGACCTGCGCATGCTCCTGAAGTTCGGACTGCTGCTCGATCTCGGCGCCGCGGTCTGCGCCTTCGCGGTGGCGGTCGTATGCGGTCTTCTCGCCTCCAGCCTCTTCGGATGGTCCGCCGATACGACGTCGCTGCTGGTGCTCTATTCCGGCGTTCTCCTGTTCCAGCTCTCCGGCACCCCGACCGCGGTGCAGCGCATGGCCGGGAAATTCCGGCTGCTCGCCTATGGGCAGCTCGTCAATCTCGCCCTGCGCGTGACGCTCTGCCTCGTCGGCTTCTTCTATTCGGCCGGCCTCGGCTACTTCGCTGCGGTTTGGGCGGGCACGCAGATCCTGGGAGCCTTGACGACGCAGGTCCTGGCGTTCCGCACCCTCCGGGGAATGGGCATCGAGGGGCTCCTGTCCGCCCCTGTCCGTGGCGTGACGACGCGGTTTCCCGGGATCTGGGGCTTCGCGTGGTCTGCCAATCTCTCCCTCACGCTCTGGTCGAGTTCCCAGCACTTCGACACGCTCTTGGTGGGTGCGCTCACCGACCCCGCTTCGGCCGGTCTCTACCACCTCGCCAAGCGCATCGGTTCGCTCGGCCACAAAGCGGGATCGCAGGTCCAGGCGGTGCTCTATCCGGACGTCACGCGGCTCTGGGCAAAGGGGGACGTCGGCGAATTCCGGCGGGTCGTCGTCCAGGTCGAGGCCTTCCTCATGGTGTTCGGGCTCTTCGCCCTCGGCGCCGTCGCGATGCTCGTCCAGCCCCTGCTGCTCTGGACGGCGGGACCCGACTTCCTGGCCGCCGGCCCGCTGATCCTCGTGCAGATGGTGGCGGTGGTCTTCGTGCTTTCGGGTTCGGCGGCGCGCGTCGCGCTCCTGGCGATGGGTCGCCAGCGCGAGGTGCTGGTTTCGGTCGTGGTCGCCACCGCGACCTTCCATGCCTTCCTCGTCCTGTCCGTTCCGGTCCTCGGACCGATCGGGGGCAACATCGCCCATGTCCTTTTCGGTCTGCTGTGGACCGCCGGTCTCGCCGTCTCGCTCCGACGGGCGTTGCGCAGCCACCGGCCTCCTTCCAATCCGCCCTTCGCCTCCCTTCGCCGGGTCGACGATGACCTCCTTCCGTCCAAGAGCTTCTAGCCGCGAGGTGCCCCGATGCAACACGCCAATCTGACGGCCGTCTCCGAACGCGATCGGCTGCAGACCCGCGTCGCGACCCTGTCTCCGCACCTGCGGAGGCTCGAGGCCGAAGCGATCCACGTGATGCGAGAGGTCGTCGCCGAGTGCCGTCGCCCGGTGATGCTCTATTCGATCGGCAAGGATTCCTCGGTGATGCTGCATCTGGCGCGGAAGGCGTTCCATCCCTCGCCGCTGCCGTTTCCGCTGCTTCACATCGATACGAGCTGGAAATTTTCCGAAATGATCCGTTTCCGCGACGAAACGGCGGCCAGGCTCGGTCTCGACCTCATCGTCCACCGCAACGAGGAGGCGCTGCGCCAGGGCGTCGGTCCCTTCAGCCACGGCATATCGCTCTACACGCAGATCATGAAGACCGAGCCTTTGAAGGCCGCGCTCACCGCTCATGGTTTCGACGCGGCCTTCGGCGGCGCCCGGCGGGACGAGGAAAAGAGCAGGGCGAAAGAGCGTGTCTTCTCGTTCCGCTCCACCAGCCATGGCTGGGACCCCAAGAGCCAGCGGCCGGAACTGTGGAACCTCTACAACGCGCGCGTGAAACCCGAGGAGTCCATGCGCGTCTTTCCGTTGTCCAACTGGACCGAGGGCGACGTCTGGCAATACATCCTGGCCGAGCGCATCCCGATCGTTTCGCTCTATCTGGCGGCCCGGCGTCCGGTCGTCGAGCGCGGCGGACAGTGGATCATGGCGGACGACGAGCGCTTGCCCCTTCGCCCCGGCGAGAGGCCGAAGCTGCGGAGCGTGCGGTTCCGCACGCTCGGCTGCTACCCGCTCTCGGCCGCGGTCGAGAGCGCCGCGAGGAGCGTGCGGGCCGTCGTCGAGGAGACCGCGCGCGCCGGCACGTCCGAGCGCGTCGGCCGCCTGATCGACCATGACGAGTCCGTCTCCATGGAGGCCAAAAAGCGCGAGGGATATTTCTGATGAGCGCTCTCAGCGAGATCGCCCCCCCGGTGCGGCGGGCCAAATCCGGCCGCCGCGGGCGCCGAAACATGCTGCGTTTCCTGACCTGCGGCAGCGTGGACGACGGAAAGTCGACGCTGATCGGGCGGCTGATCTACGACGCCGGGCTGGTGGCGAGCGACCACCTCGCAAAGCTCGGGCGGGACAGTCGCCAGCGCGGCCGGGAGGCGAGCGATCTCGACTTCGCCCTTCTCGTCGACGGCCTTGCCGCCGAGCGCGAGCAGGGCATCACGATCGACGTCGCCTACCGCTTCTTCGCGACGCCGGGACGCAAGTTCATCGTCGCGGACACGCCCGGCCACGAACAGTACACGCGCAACATGGCGACGGGCGCCTCGACGGCGGATCTTGCCGTCCTCGTCATCGACGCGCGCAAGGGCATCCTCACCCAGACGCGCCGCCATTCCTTCATCGCCTCGCTGCTCGGCATTCGCCATCTGGTGCTCGCGGTCAACAAGATCGATCTCGTCGGATTCGAGGAGGAGCGGTTCGAGGCGATCGCCACCGAGTATCGCGAATTCGCGGCGGAGTTCGGATTCGCCTCGCTTCAGCCAATCCCCTTGTCGGCGCGCCTCGGCGACAACGTCATGACCCGAAGCGACCATACGCCCTGGTATGCCGGGCCGACGCTGCTCGAGCATCTCGAAGCGGTGGACACCGAGGTCGGCGAGGACACGCGGCCGTTCCGCATGCCGGTGCAACGGGTCAACCGGCCCGATCAGTCGTTCCGGGGGCTGTGCGGAACGATCGCCGCCGGCACGCTCCATCCGGGCGATCGCCTGGTGGTCGCCCGCTCGGGCGTGACGAGCCGCGTGCGCTCGATCCTCACCTATGACGGAGCTCTCTCTTCCGCCGGCGCCGGCGACGCGGTGACGCTGACGCTGGAAGACGAGATCGACGCGTCGCGGGGCGACGTGCTCGCCGCCGCGGCGGAACGGCCGGACGTCTCCGATCAGTTCGCCGCCCATGTCATCTGGATGAACGCCGATGCGCTGATTCCCGGACGACCCTATCTCATCAAGCTCGGAGCCCAGACGGTCGCCGCCACCGTCACCGAGATCAAGCACAGGGTCGACGTGGACACGCTGAAGCACCTCGCGACGAAGACGCTGGGGCTGAACGAAATCGGTTTCGTC
Coding sequences within it:
- the cysN gene encoding sulfate adenylyltransferase subunit CysN; the encoded protein is MSALSEIAPPVRRAKSGRRGRRNMLRFLTCGSVDDGKSTLIGRLIYDAGLVASDHLAKLGRDSRQRGREASDLDFALLVDGLAAEREQGITIDVAYRFFATPGRKFIVADTPGHEQYTRNMATGASTADLAVLVIDARKGILTQTRRHSFIASLLGIRHLVLAVNKIDLVGFEEERFEAIATEYREFAAEFGFASLQPIPLSARLGDNVMTRSDHTPWYAGPTLLEHLEAVDTEVGEDTRPFRMPVQRVNRPDQSFRGLCGTIAAGTLHPGDRLVVARSGVTSRVRSILTYDGALSSAGAGDAVTLTLEDEIDASRGDVLAAAAERPDVSDQFAAHVIWMNADALIPGRPYLIKLGAQTVAATVTEIKHRVDVDTLKHLATKTLGLNEIGFVNVKTQEPVAFDPYDVIRQTGAFIVIDRLSNLTVGAGMIAFGLRRANNIHWQALDVDKTSRAALKGQKPVALWFTGLSGAGKSTIANLTEKRLNALGHHTYILDGDNVRHGLNRDLGFTEVDRVENIRRVAETAKLFLDAGLITMVSFISPFRAERRMARDLLGNREFVEIFVDTPLAVAEKRDPKGLYRRARSGQILNFTGIDSPYEPPLDPDIRLTPRLSAEEAVDRVVRYLKDGGYLAPASA